ATTTACCATCCTTCCCAATTATTGCTCCGCCGCTTGCAAGCTCTCCGCCCGGATAGTCTTCAAGCGTGGTCGTACCGGTAATTGCAGTATTTTTTCCGATTACTACATTAGACGGAATCACACTGTTTTCCCCAACTGTTACGAGCCCGAAGCTGTAGACTGCCGGTTTCAGCACATTGAGTGCTTCCTCTCCGGCTCCCATCACCACGTTGCTGCCCACCGTAACATTCTCCGCAATAATCGCCTTATCAATTACGGTTCCGGCACCAATCCGACAATGCCTCATAATAATCGAACCGCGCACAATGGCTCCCTCTTCAATCGTGACATCTGCACCTATGACTGAATTATGTACTTCGCCATAAATCTCAGATCCCTCACTGATCAGACTCTTTTCCACCACTGCATCATTTGAAATATACTGAGGACGGATAATATCGCCCTTTGTATAAATTTTCCAAAACTCTTCATATAAATTAAATTCCGGTATGATGTCAATAAGCTCCATATTGGCTTCCCAGTAGGAACCAAGTGTACCGACATCTTTCCAATAGCCATTGAACTCATACGCAAAGAGACGCTTTCCATTGTCTCTGCAGTACGGCAGGATATGTTTGCCGAAATCACAGCCTTTTTGTTCCCGCAGCGCCACCAGGGACTCTTTCAATGTCTTCCAGCTGAAAATGTAGATACCCATAGATGCCAGGTTGCTTCTCGGATTCTCCGGTTTTTCTTCAAATTCCGTAATCCGTCCGGTTTCATCCGTTATCATGATACCGAACCGGCTGGCTTCCTCAAGCGGCACCGGCATCGTAGCAATTGTTACGTCTGCCTTATTCGCCTTATGGAAATCAAGCATCACTTCATAATCCATCTTATAAATATGGTCTCCTGACAGTATCAGGACATAATCCGGATTATAGCTTTCCATGTAATCCATATTCTGGAAGATTGCGTTTGCGGTGCCCGTATACCACTGACTGTTTTCACTTTTTTCATACGGAGGAAGGACTGTTACACCGCCGACATTCTTATCCAAATCCCACGGTATACCAATTCCGATATGAGCGTTCAAACGCAATGGCTGGTACTGTGTTAATACACCTACCGTGTCTACGCCGGAATTAATACAATTGCTGAGCGGAAAATCAATGATTCGATATTTGCCGCCAAATGCTACTGCTGGTTTTGCCACTTTCTCTGTCAATACGCCCAGCCTGCTGCCCTGCCCTCCTGCAAGCAGCATAGCGATCATTTCTTTCTTAACCATGCAATCACCTCTTGTCATATATAATAAATGAATTATATCATACTTTAGCACATTAGTGAACAACTTTTACATATTTTTATCCTTATAAACATCTGTTTTTAGAACAATTTACCTAAAATTCGACTAATTTTTACGCGAAACCGGGATTTTCGCCCCAGCAATAGTTCCTATCGGTTATACATTACTATACAATTCATACAGCATCTCAAAGAAACCCTTTTCATTTTTTTAACTTAAGCGTATAATATTTTTAATTACATAGAAAAGGAGTTACTACAATGTACACCATAGATTTCAATCAGCCTATGCACATCCATTTCATCGGCATTGGAGGCATCAGCATGAGCGGTCTCGCCCAGATTCTGCTGAAAGAAAACTTTCAGGTCTCCGGGTCCGACGCAAAGGAAAGTGCTTTGACAAAACAGCTGGAAGAAAAAGGTGCCGTCCTCTATTACGGACAACGCGCCTCCAACATTGATGATTCTGTGGACCTGGTGGTCTACACAGCCGCTATCCATCCGGATAACCCGGAATATGCAGCGGCTGCTGAAAGATCGATTCCCATGCTCTCACGCGCCCAGCTTCTGGGGCAGATCATGAAAAATTATGAAATACCGATCGCCGTATCCGGCACTCACGGAAAGACGACAACAACTTCCATGCTTTCTCATATACTGATGCAGGGCGACTGTGATCCGACAATATCCGTAGGAGGCATCCTTCCATCCATTCATGGAAATATCCGTGTCGGAAACTCCGGTACATTTATCACCGAGGCCTGCGAATATACGAACAGCTTTCTCAGCTTCTTCCCAAAGATCAGTATCATTCTGAACATGGACGCCGATCATCTGGATTTCTTTAAAGACATCGATGACATTCGACTTTCATTTCGGAAATTCGCAGAACTGCTGCCGGATGACGGCACATTGATTATCAACAGCGATACCCCCGAATACGAGACCGTCACAGACGGGCTTTCCTGCCGAGTCATCACATACGGCCTGAATACCAATGCCGAATACACGGCTGACGCCATCAGTTATGACACCTTTGGCCATCCCACCTTTGACTGCCTCAGAAACGGAACCAGAATCGGAACTTTTTCCCTGAAGGTTCCCGGTCTTCACAATGTTTCAAATGCGCTGGCGTCCATCGCGGCCGCGCAGCTTTTTGAACTTGACTGTGATACCATTCAGGAAGGTTTTTCCAGTTTTCTGGGAACTGACCGGAGATTTCAGTATAAAGGCGAAATCGGCGGTGTCACGGTCATTGACGACTACGCACACCATCCGACTGAAATAGAAGCCACCCTGACTTCTGCAAAAAACTATCCGCATAAAAAATTATGGTGTGTCTTCCAGCCGCATACCTATACCCGCACCAAGGCATTGCTGCATGAGTTTGCCAGGGCTCTGACACATGCGGATACTGTCATTCTCTGCGATATTTACGCGGCACGTGAGAAAAACACCATCGGCATCACCTCGAAAGATCTTCAGGCCTGTATTCAGGACCTGGGAACCGAGTGCCTGTACTTTTCAACTTTTGATGCTATTGAAAACTTTTTACTGGAAAATTGTACACACGGCGATTTGTTGATAACTATGGGGGCGGGAGATGTCGTCACCATCGGCGAAAAGCTGCTTGGTCAGTGATTTATCCACACTATCCACAGTGTTATACACATTTTTTGTGTGTATCCGCTGTGGATTTTTTGTGTATAACTCCGTTAACATAATTTTCGACACCAGATTGCGCATTTTCGACGTTTTTTCCATATGAAACGACATTTCCGGTTGCAAATATTGACAAAGCCACATACTTATCCACATCATCCACACTTTCCACAATTTAGCCTGTTTTTACTCCGATATACCCCCTGTAAAAAAAGGCTATTCTCTTTCTGACATGTGTATGCTATAATGTGTTTGACCTCAGGAAAACATGTAATTTTCCTGGGAATTTACGGATATGACGGTGATTTTATGAATCCATTAAAAATACATAATAACTGTTCTGAGGATGTAACGATTGTATCAAATTACTTTCTGGATTTGTACATGCCAAAAGCAAATGGAGAGTTTGTAAAAATATATCTCTATCTGTTGAGGATGATTTCTTCTGACGACTGCTCACTCACATTATCATCCATCGCAGACACATTTGACTGTACAGAAAACGATGTAGAGCGTGCACTCCGTTACTGGGACAAGAAAGAAATTCTGCGTCTCACAATTGGTACTGCCAATCAGATTACCGGATTGACACTGCTGCCCTTTACCAAACAGAAGGGTGCCGGGATTTCAGCCGTTTCCGAAAAAGAAACCGCAGCTTATCCTCAGCCGGAGCCCGCATCGGTTCCGTCGGCCTATTCGCTGACACCTGACAGAGTAAAGGAACTGAAGAAGAACGAAGAAGTCATGCAGCTGCTATTCATTGCAGAACAGTATCTTGGAAAGACTTTATCCCCAACGGAGACGACGCGCATTTTATATTTCTATGAAGAACTGCATTTTTCTGCAGATCTGATCGAATATCTGATCGAATACTGCGTTTCCAAGGGCAGCAAAAGCATACGATACATGGAAAAGGTTGCGCTTGCATGGGCGCAGTCAGGGATATCTACGGTCAAAATGGCGAAGCAGGAGACAAATACCTTCAGCAAACACTATTTTTCTGTCCTGAAGGCATTCGGCATCACCAGCAGAAATCCTGTCGAATCAGAGATTCAGATGATCGACCGCTGGATGAAAGACTATGGTTTTACCACCGATATCATTCTGGAAGCATGTGCAAGGACGATCAATCAGACCGGTAAGCCAAGCTTTCAATATGCGGACGGTATACTGGGAGCATGGCATAAAAACGGCGTCCTCTCTTTCTCAGATATACAGGAAATGGATGTTCGCCACAAGGAATCCAGGGATCGGACTGCACCCAGGATTCAAAATAAAACCCCCAACAAATTCAATAATTTTCATCAGAGGGATTACAATTTCTCTGATCTCGAAAAACAGCTGCTGAAGAAGTAAAGGAGATTTACGTGCCTCTGAAAAATTCACAATACGATGAAATCATGCGGGATTACAACCGCAGACAACTTCAAAATAAGCATATATTGGACGAGCACATCAATGAAGCATATGGAAAAATCCCCCGGCTCGAAGAGATTGACCGGGAAATTTCAAGACTGTCCATTCAAAAAGCAAGAGCACTTCTTGGAGCAGGCGAGACTGCCGATTTCAATCTGGTACGCGTGATCGCTGATCTGGCGGATGAAAGGAAACATCTTCTGGCTGCCTACGGTTACCCGGAAGATTATCTCACCATACACTATGATTGTCCGCTGTGCCGCGATACCGGATATATAGGAACTGAAAAATGCAGCTGTTTTAAAAAAGCCGCGGTTGACCTTTTGTATACCCAGTCCAATATCAAGGAAATACTAAAGAAAGAAAATTTTAATACCTTTTCCTACGACTACTATCCGGAAACGGTAATCAGTGAAGCAACCGGTCTATCGGCCCTTGACACAGCGCGTCTGGCCGTAGAAAAATCGCTTGAATTTATCCGCAGTTTTGACCAAAAATTCGACAATCTGTTTCTCTATGGAGATACGGGAGTGGGAAAGACTTTTCTTTCCCACTGTATTGCCAGAGAATTGATCGACACCGCACATTGTGTCATCTATTTCTCTGCGTTTGATTTGTTTGATCTGCTGGCTCAGAATACGTTTTCCCGCTCGGAAGACTCATCTGAATTAAACGAACATATTTTTGACTGTGACCTGCTGATTATCGATGATCTGGGAACCGAATTAACGAACAGTTTTGTGGCATCTCAGCTGTTCCTGTGCATTAATGAGCGGTTGATGCGTGAGAAATCCACGCTGATCTCTACCAATCTGTCACTGGAACGGTTTTCGGAAATGTATTCGGAACGCGTTTTTTCCCGGATTTCCAGCAACTACACTATGATCAAACTGATAGGAAATGATATTCGTATTCAAAAAAAACTGCGAGGAGGAAATCAGTAATGGAAGAAAGCAATGTCAAGCAACTGGAGACGCTCCCTGTGGGCCGTCTCGGAATCATAGCCCTGAACAGCTTCACAGAGACAGGAAAGAAAGTGGATAATTTCCTGGTTCAATGGAGGAAAGAAAGGAAGCATGAATATAAGTCTTCCATCGCATTTGAGGGATATGAACGCGACACGTATCTGATCGATTCCATCGTTCCACGGTTCGGTTCGGGTGAGGCAAAGGGTATTATCCGTGAATCCGTGCGCGGTGATGATCTTTATATTCTGGTCGACGTCTGCAATCACAGCCTGACATATAAACTGTGCGGATACGAAAACCGAATG
The Ruminococcus gauvreauii genome window above contains:
- a CDS encoding glucose-1-phosphate adenylyltransferase, with translation MVKKEMIAMLLAGGQGSRLGVLTEKVAKPAVAFGGKYRIIDFPLSNCINSGVDTVGVLTQYQPLRLNAHIGIGIPWDLDKNVGGVTVLPPYEKSENSQWYTGTANAIFQNMDYMESYNPDYVLILSGDHIYKMDYEVMLDFHKANKADVTIATMPVPLEEASRFGIMITDETGRITEFEEKPENPRSNLASMGIYIFSWKTLKESLVALREQKGCDFGKHILPYCRDNGKRLFAYEFNGYWKDVGTLGSYWEANMELIDIIPEFNLYEEFWKIYTKGDIIRPQYISNDAVVEKSLISEGSEIYGEVHNSVIGADVTIEEGAIVRGSIIMRHCRIGAGTVIDKAIIAENVTVGSNVVMGAGEEALNVLKPAVYSFGLVTVGENSVIPSNVVIGKNTAITGTTTLEDYPGGELASGGAIIGKDGK
- the murC gene encoding UDP-N-acetylmuramate--L-alanine ligase produces the protein MYTIDFNQPMHIHFIGIGGISMSGLAQILLKENFQVSGSDAKESALTKQLEEKGAVLYYGQRASNIDDSVDLVVYTAAIHPDNPEYAAAAERSIPMLSRAQLLGQIMKNYEIPIAVSGTHGKTTTTSMLSHILMQGDCDPTISVGGILPSIHGNIRVGNSGTFITEACEYTNSFLSFFPKISIILNMDADHLDFFKDIDDIRLSFRKFAELLPDDGTLIINSDTPEYETVTDGLSCRVITYGLNTNAEYTADAISYDTFGHPTFDCLRNGTRIGTFSLKVPGLHNVSNALASIAAAQLFELDCDTIQEGFSSFLGTDRRFQYKGEIGGVTVIDDYAHHPTEIEATLTSAKNYPHKKLWCVFQPHTYTRTKALLHEFARALTHADTVILCDIYAAREKNTIGITSKDLQACIQDLGTECLYFSTFDAIENFLLENCTHGDLLITMGAGDVVTIGEKLLGQ
- a CDS encoding DnaD domain protein, giving the protein MNPLKIHNNCSEDVTIVSNYFLDLYMPKANGEFVKIYLYLLRMISSDDCSLTLSSIADTFDCTENDVERALRYWDKKEILRLTIGTANQITGLTLLPFTKQKGAGISAVSEKETAAYPQPEPASVPSAYSLTPDRVKELKKNEEVMQLLFIAEQYLGKTLSPTETTRILYFYEELHFSADLIEYLIEYCVSKGSKSIRYMEKVALAWAQSGISTVKMAKQETNTFSKHYFSVLKAFGITSRNPVESEIQMIDRWMKDYGFTTDIILEACARTINQTGKPSFQYADGILGAWHKNGVLSFSDIQEMDVRHKESRDRTAPRIQNKTPNKFNNFHQRDYNFSDLEKQLLKK
- a CDS encoding ATP-binding protein, translated to MPLKNSQYDEIMRDYNRRQLQNKHILDEHINEAYGKIPRLEEIDREISRLSIQKARALLGAGETADFNLVRVIADLADERKHLLAAYGYPEDYLTIHYDCPLCRDTGYIGTEKCSCFKKAAVDLLYTQSNIKEILKKENFNTFSYDYYPETVISEATGLSALDTARLAVEKSLEFIRSFDQKFDNLFLYGDTGVGKTFLSHCIARELIDTAHCVIYFSAFDLFDLLAQNTFSRSEDSSELNEHIFDCDLLIIDDLGTELTNSFVASQLFLCINERLMREKSTLISTNLSLERFSEMYSERVFSRISSNYTMIKLIGNDIRIQKKLRGGNQ